Sequence from the Magallana gigas chromosome 4, xbMagGiga1.1, whole genome shotgun sequence genome:
ATCTATTTTgtataacattttgtaatttgttataacacacGTCACTatgataaattatttacttCCTTACTTACTTCAAATCCTGGATCCGCCCctgttgtaaaataaatgatcTGGTAAGCAAACAAATGAGAattgctttgtttttattttgatcataAGTCAAAAACTGATTAGTAAGAGAAGCCACTATGCTCGGATCTGGACGGAGGGGGAGGCGGTGGGTCCCTAGAAACTTAAAGCTTATTCGTCCATGTTGTATAATTATTACACCCCCCCCCATCCCTCTGGCAAACCCCTCAGACACCCCCTTGGCAAAAAATGTCTGGGTCCGCGCAtgagtatgtacatgtaccttaatataattattgttattaaaaatgcctaggtagaaattcaaaaattggtatagaaatacaaaaagttgataatgataatgaatgGACAAAATCAAATACCTCATCtatttgattaattattatttatcatataaatatcTCATAATCTATTCTAGATGTCAATATGCTTATACATTTGCTTGCATACATGtttgtgcgtgtgtgtgtgtgtgtgtggaggaGGGGGGTTGGTAGAATTGATTGACTTCTTGCTGATTTGTCATGGCTTAATTTACTTGCACATTTCTCATTTCAGATGGCATTATCTGAATCCCAAGTACCACCCGACGCCCAGCATTATTTGGTGTGTGGCACTGAAGACTGTGAGAGGAATTGccagttttactgcaatgactgtcaccaaccaatgtgtgaacaatgcagAGATGAACATCAGAAGAATACGAAAACAAAGAGCCATGAAGTGGTTCCTTATAAACAACGTAAACGACCGCTTCCTGTTGAGCAATGCAAAATCCACCCCACAAAAGAAATGGTTCTTCTCTGCGAGGAATGCCAAATTCCCATTTGTTACAAATGCACAGCCACAAAAGAACATCGCGGCCATGCGTTTACTGACATAGAAATAGactttgatgaaaaagtttCCCTATGTCATgaagaaattgcaaaaattagaaattattttgaGCCAACTACTcaagatttgaaaaaagaaattgctgGCGATGTCACAGAAATAAAGAAGATTATGGAGGGTATAAGAACGTCCATGAAGACTGAAGCTGAGGCTGTGAAAAAGCTGGTAGACACAGTCACatcagaaaatataaaacaagtcGGCAAAATTGAACAGTCattattagaaacattaaacGGCCAAAACCAAGAAATCGATGATTACATCTCCTATCTAAATGATTTAATCAAAACGTTTTATGGTTACCTATCTCCTTCAAACATCGAACAAATAACATCTGCTCTCAAATCAGAAAGCTTCATCATTCGACCCATACCAGAGACATCCAAACCAGTCCCACCCATTTTTACTGCTGGTCAACACAGCAAGGAAGATGTCGCCAAACTACTGGGTATAATAACTGTTCCCAATAATAAAccagaaaacagaaaaataaaacctatGGAGACTGTCTCCACACAATTGAAACCTACAGAGAAACAGAGAAAACAAGACAGAGAGAAATCTTATGTGAAACAAACACTGTCTCTGTCTTCCTTTGAAACCAAGGTCAGGGAGTACACAGTACCAGGTGTTGACAGTGTATTTCATATATCAATGGGTAAATCAGGCAGACTCTGGGTCAGTGATAAAGATGGAAACCTTGTCCAAACAGATTTACAGGGGAATCAGCTACAGAAGATACAAACCAGTGGTAGAGATGAAGGCTACCACACAGTCACACAGGGCGGGGATCTGATCTATACAGACAGAGACAACAAAGTCATCAATAGGATAACACCAGATAATACAAtcactgaattcattaaaacaggaGACTGGAGACCACTCAGTATACACTCCTCCCAAATCAACGGGGACCTACTGGTGGGGATGATAAAGTATAGAAAGGCTAAAGTCAACAGGTACAACAAGACAGGGacagaaatacagaacatacagaGAGACAACAAAGGACAGCCACTGTACAAGTATCCACACTACATTacagaaaacatcaatggtgatGTCTGTGTATCAGACTATGACAAACATGCTGTAGTGGTGGTGGATAAATCAGGACAACAcaggttctcctacacaggTCAGAGGTCACGGTTTAATCCCTATGGAATATGTACTGATGTACTTggtcacatcctggtgtgtgatagTGTAACAGTTCATCTTCTGGACCAGGACGGTCAGTTCTTGTCTCTACTACTCACACCACAACAAGGGGTAGATCGTCCCCGTAGTGTGTGTGTGGATGATGAGAACAATCTCTGGGTGGGACAAAGTAACACCAACACAGTGACAGTGTACAAGTATCTACAGTGATCATTTTATATCCATACAGCAATTCTTAGGTACTGTGTGTATATTGTGAGACAATGTTACACCAACACAGTGACAGTATCTACAGTGAACATTAAATCCATACATCTTTTAGGTACTGTGTATATGTTGTGAGACAATGTAACCACAACACTGTGAAAGTGTACAATACCTGGTATTTACATTATACATTGATGTACATATACATCATTCATGTAAACTTGTGTatgtttatttgttatacattgtaTCAGTTTTATCAATGAGTATTTTCCATTGCTGACAAATTGACAataaatatgtattaacaaTATCAAATTGTTCTGAGTTATGTTATGTTAGAATCGAAACTACTAGTTTGAATCTTGTTAATTAAAGCTAACAAAAAGACTTTATTTATAAACGGCGCTTTATATCTAGGTATGGTAAACATGTACGGAATATgagatattaaaaaaactatgcatgtattaaaaagttgtttcataaataaaaaaaagatattttaaaaaagaataagttATCATGTTTTAAGCATCACATGGGGATGCATACAATTGGagacatgagagagagagagagagagaaagagagagagagagagaggcgtACTTGTTCTGTAAGCAATAAAATGCATGTAGCTACGTATACCTTGTATGGTTATATGATTaagaaattctttgttttctgattggctgatataaaagataaatagataaataaaacgTAAAATTCATATTTGCGTGACCTAGGAGGTCACTTCGAAAAAATACTAATATCGTTATAACAAAAGCAATACAACAGTTATTATGGACAAATACCTGTATACCCCAATGTGTTGCGCCAACTGCTATCAAAACATGACTTGCGAGTTGAAAACCCagacgtcattttttacatcatttttgtaaaatacacaaaataatgtaacatgtatatatcacTTTTTTCAGCGACAACAAAAGCTCGTCAAAATACCTGCTCCTTAAGACATACAAAATTAAAGATAGTTTCCGAGATGCGTTAATGATAGGACAGTGTAGACTAGAAAACAATAACATGTACTTTGAATTCAATTGAAAATACTACAAACACATTATAGGCTGTAGCATTGTTGGATAGCATCACCTGAAATGTCAGATACAAGAATGTACcaaatcaaaaatcattttatgtcATGAATACCAATTCGAAAAGTTCTCTATCATATAAGATTTAGAAATGACGGCTTAGTAGCCTTTTACGgcacaaaaaaaagttctagatTTTTTTAGATACCGGCAATACCTGTAACGAACATTTAGAATTCTAAATCCAAGAGAGATAACTCAGAAAAGGAAGTAGACCCAATTATTAATGTTAAAGGCAAAACAAAAAGAAGTACGTAATGGTCTTAAAAAGCAAACGACGTCAACCAAATGCTACGATTACTAAAACATCCTGAATGTAAAGTGTTTAAAAGAACCACATTCTTAAACACTGGAACAGTTTAGAAACAAACACAATTTGCAGAGAGATATTCATCAACGAACCAATAATTAGCCacagaaaatacaaaaacatgaGGAAATGAAAATTCAATCACACTTACATTTAatcttaaaacttaaaaataaggtgaactCCTGATGATGACGGCcctttaaaaccaaaaaaaaaaatcatttctttacacaaaaacaacacaaaacccCGCCGAAACACTCTGCTTTCATTGTAACATTTTCGTTTGCAATAAATAAGTTGTCTAGACTGTCGCATCCAAGTAAATTTACATAAGGTTGGTTGATAGATGTCCCCTTTTGACATTCTATTTTGTTAAGCGGATATATACAACCTTTAGCATtttctaaaattacaaaataaacagaAGCCCCTCCTCACCACACGcttaaaaatacaacaaaaacaaaacaagaaaacaaattattgataaacattaatgatgaaaaaaaatccaatacaAACATGCAAAAGAATTGAATCTTAAAAAAGGGACGCTGTTTTTGCTACAGTGTAATCCACTTCTGCAGGTTAGCACTGACCTCTCTCGGTCATTTACGTAAACACGGTAACGAAGAAAACGTGGTGATCCGAATGACTGCATATTCACTGCACAGATTAAAGAATTATGGTGCTTTTCACACAGATCAGCGTGAATGGAATTGTGGGAAAATTCTCAGATGAAGTGGCATGTGCTTTGATGATGTATGATGACTGGAATTTCTCGGGTCTTGGTGATGGTTTTGTTTCCCTCACAGCTACTCTCAGTAAGAACATTACCTATACTTTTTATCTCTTGTGAATCGAGATTGTCTCCATTTTTTGAAGGATACTGAGGACatacttttaaaagatttcccAAATGAATCAAagccaataaaaaatattgggaaaatatttttttctgttaatttgatttttttattcttgtttGATTGCGTTTCTTCTTTcgagaaagcaaaaaaaaaaatgttaggaaAACATTTTTGGGTTAGACCAATTTTGGGAAGCGCTAAATCATGTTTTATTGTAACAGTACAAACTCAATGTCTGGCCATGGTCCCATAGAAAGTTTCGGTCATCGAATATCACACATAGTCTGTCTATAATCTGAGGGCAGCCATTATCGAATTTCAGGTCAAAAGTTCAAAGATCACGTGCATCTATTCTACAGTCAAAGAACCAAAGGCATCTAGGGGAGAAGAAGGGAGAATGAATTTCACAGACATGTCGTGTTTGATTAAGGATCTtctcaatactttgatttataaatcGGTTCTGCTGGTATCAAATTAATGTTCACTATGTTTACATTATCTTCTGGTAGTTTTGCATCGAGTTTTTTTTCCTCCCGTGAATTACTGGGTTTAAAAAAGTCAACAACCCCAGCATTAATAATTAACGACATTAAATGTCAGGTAAAATAAAGTGAACAAATATTAcaatcagattttaaaacaaaatacaaatggtCCATTCTCGGTGATGTTTTAGACGCACCAGGGACGCAAACACTATCATCGATAAACTACTTGGATTTTAGCAGTATACATTTATGCAAAAcgatcatttttaaagatagTATTATATCGTACATGTATCTAGTGCTGGTATTTTCTCTATGTCAATAAAGCTATGTagcggaggggggggggggggtcctgccCCTGTTTTTAGTCCTTTCACTTAAATCAACATTTtgacacccccaccccccacccacccccctcTCCGCTTATCTGGAAAATGGAAACAATATGTTAAGATATTACCCCATCCACTCTCTCCACAAAAAAGGATAAGtatttagaagatattttgtaatatgtttgcCAAGATTTTCAGGTAGTTCTGTCACAAACCCCAACTAGTTACCtaacgatgctacgtgtctggTTATGACATGTTCTCATGTTCCTACACTCCATTCATGTTCCATCCAACTATATGGCATTCTAAGTGGATTATAAAACGGAAAGAAAACGCTTCTATGTCACGCAATAAAAGCtaaaaatattggttttttCCCTCGATAAAAACTTAGCCATCAATAAAAGAGATATCTCTTATGGGGATaatttaattccattttttttaaaaacaattcaagagtatttcatttttactaCCTTGTTAAGGAATCTTTTACATTCCTGTGGGAGTGATCTTTCTTCTCCAGGGAATATTGAACCTAGTTTTAACCACAGGAGCTCAGCACAACCATTTACTTTTGCTTTGATAGGAGATTTTGCTAGAATTTTCAACTTAAAGTTTCGATATGCATTTGACTTtatttagccccccccccccaacagtCTGTAAAATACATACAATTTGTATATAGTGTagtgtttggggtttttttggtaGAAAGAGACAAATAATTCTTCCTATAAGAAGTGctttttattcttatataatgaagcaaaatataaacacattaaatatttttttattgagcaactatagatatataaacaagTATGCAGGTTTATCCGTCGATATAATCTTTGAACATCATAGAAGATTGGATAGAAAGAAATGGTtgatatgtttcaaattttcaatacaatATTGTTCCGATATAAAAGTTCATTTTCCAACCCACTCCCCCTGTCTTTTCTCTGACCAGATATTTCGTTTTCCCATAAGGAAATCGCTGTAACGTTTTCCCATAAGGAAATCGCTATAGCGTTTTCTGGGATAAAATTTTTTTGCCAAGAAATTCCGAATAACGTTTTTGGACATGATTTCTTTTACCTAGAAATTCTGAATATCTTTTATCATTTAGTCGCTTTCCGAGAAACTCCGAAAAACGTTTAATTTGACCTAGACGCTTGCCGAGAAATTCCGAAAATCGTTTTGGTATTCCCCGCTTCCCGAGGAACTCCGAATACCTTTTCCCGAGAAATTCGGAGTACTTTTTAGATCTCTGATTTTCCGTAGGATTCTCAGCCATTTTTTGGTTATCACTATTATCTAATTCTTCGCTTAAATCTTTAATAACGGG
This genomic interval carries:
- the LOC105332056 gene encoding E3 ubiquitin-protein ligase TRIM71, giving the protein MMALSESQVPPDAQHYLVCGTEDCERNCQFYCNDCHQPMCEQCRDEHQKNTKTKSHEVVPYKQRKRPLPVEQCKIHPTKEMVLLCEECQIPICYKCTATKEHRGHAFTDIEIDFDEKVSLCHEEIAKIRNYFEPTTQDLKKEIAGDVTEIKKIMEGIRTSMKTEAEAVKKLVDTVTSENIKQVGKIEQSLLETLNGQNQEIDDYISYLNDLIKTFYGYLSPSNIEQITSALKSESFIIRPIPETSKPVPPIFTAGQHSKEDVAKLLGIITVPNNKPENRKIKPMETVSTQLKPTEKQRKQDREKSYVKQTLSLSSFETKVREYTVPGVDSVFHISMGKSGRLWVSDKDGNLVQTDLQGNQLQKIQTSGRDEGYHTVTQGGDLIYTDRDNKVINRITPDNTITEFIKTGDWRPLSIHSSQINGDLLVGMIKYRKAKVNRYNKTGTEIQNIQRDNKGQPLYKYPHYITENINGDVCVSDYDKHAVVVVDKSGQHRFSYTGQRSRFNPYGICTDVLGHILVCDSVTVHLLDQDGQFLSLLLTPQQGVDRPRSVCVDDENNLWVGQSNTNTVTVYKYLQ